A genomic segment from Nicotiana sylvestris chromosome 1, ASM39365v2, whole genome shotgun sequence encodes:
- the LOC138876932 gene encoding uncharacterized protein, which yields MDFVVGLPQTLQKFDSVWVIVDRLTKSSHFIPVVTNYTAESYQSSIDMAPYEALYGRRCHSPIGWFEPGKAKLYGIDLVQDALDKPMKGIMRFGKKGKLSPRFIGPFEVLRRVGEVAYELALPPSLSAVHPIFHVSMLRKYHADFSHVLDFGTIQLDESLGYEEEPVAIIDRQDRQLRSKRISAVKVQWRG from the exons ggatttcgtagttgggttgccacaGACTTTGCAGAAGTTCGACTCCGTGTGGGTCATTgtcgataggttgaccaagtcttCTCACTTCATTCCAGTGGTGACTAATTATACAGCAGAGAG ctatcagtccagcatagatatggctccatacgaggctttatatggtcgacgttgtcattctcctatcgggtggttcgAGCCTGGCaaggctaagttatacggtatagatttggtacaggatgccttggacaag CCAATGAAGGgaattatgaggttcgggaagaagggcaagttgagcccaaggtttattggtccctttgaggtgttgaggagagttggggaggttgcttatgagcttgccttacccccCAGCTTATCTGCAGTTCATCCAatttttcatgtatcgatgcttcggAAGTACCATGCCGACTTCTCCCATGTGTTGGACTTCGGTACTATTCAACTGGacgagagtttgggttatgaggaggagccagttgccattattgatagacaggatcgccagttgagatccaagaggatttctgcggtgaaggtccagtggaggggctaA